The following coding sequences are from one Pseudonocardia sp. HH130630-07 window:
- the qcrA gene encoding cytochrome bc1 complex Rieske iron-sulfur subunit, whose amino-acid sequence MSSDVGTGPGNRPTQEELDAMSPEQLARLAGELDEVEVVHNTPNFPIPGTRAEKRAERAVALWFIISAISGLAFVVAFIWWPWEYVNAGEPGVGMYSLYTPVIGLTFGLSILALGIAVIQAVKKLLPHEVAVQQRHDGRSDDLDRRTVMAQLADAGTQTTLGRRKLILRSAGLSAAVIGVGTGVIALGGIVRNPWAEGEEAPLWHTGWRPENGETVYLRTDTGILGEIARVRPEDMEPGSMMTVFPYRESERGNDEELLHAQRASDGPVMLIRLRPGTPVTSRPGQENFNYGDFYAWSKVCTHLGCPTSLYQAQDNRILCPCHQSQFLATLDAEPVFGPAARPLPQLPIRVNEEGYFVAESDFVEPVGPAFWERPKTT is encoded by the coding sequence GTGAGCAGCGACGTCGGCACCGGGCCGGGCAACCGCCCGACCCAGGAGGAACTCGACGCGATGTCGCCGGAGCAGCTGGCCCGCCTGGCCGGTGAGCTCGACGAGGTCGAGGTCGTGCACAACACGCCCAACTTCCCGATCCCGGGCACCCGGGCGGAGAAGCGGGCCGAGCGCGCGGTCGCGCTGTGGTTCATCATCTCGGCGATCTCCGGACTGGCCTTCGTGGTCGCGTTCATCTGGTGGCCGTGGGAGTACGTCAACGCCGGTGAGCCCGGTGTGGGCATGTACTCGCTCTACACGCCGGTCATCGGCCTCACCTTCGGGCTCTCGATCCTCGCCCTGGGCATCGCGGTCATCCAGGCGGTCAAGAAGCTGCTGCCGCACGAGGTCGCGGTCCAGCAGCGGCACGACGGCCGGTCCGACGACCTGGACCGGCGCACGGTGATGGCGCAGCTGGCCGACGCCGGCACCCAGACCACCCTCGGCCGCCGGAAGCTGATCCTGCGCTCCGCGGGCCTGTCCGCCGCGGTCATCGGCGTCGGGACCGGCGTGATCGCGCTGGGTGGCATCGTCCGGAACCCGTGGGCGGAGGGGGAGGAGGCGCCGCTGTGGCACACCGGCTGGCGCCCCGAGAACGGCGAGACCGTGTACCTGCGCACCGACACCGGTATCCTCGGTGAGATCGCACGAGTGCGGCCCGAGGACATGGAGCCCGGTTCGATGATGACCGTCTTCCCCTACCGGGAGAGCGAGCGCGGCAACGACGAGGAGCTGCTGCACGCCCAGCGGGCCTCCGACGGGCCGGTCATGCTCATCCGGTTGCGCCCGGGAACTCCGGTCACGTCCCGCCCGGGACAGGAGAACTTCAACTATGGTGACTTCTACGCCTGGTCGAAGGTCTGCACCCACCTCGGGTGCCCGACCTCGCTGTACCAGGCGCAGGACAACCGCATCCTGTGTCCGTGCCACCAGTCGCAGTTCCTGGCGACGCTCGACGCCGAGCCGGTCTTCGGCCCGGCGGCGCGCCCGCTGCCGCAGCTGCCGATCAGGGTGAACGAGGAGGGCTACTTCGTGGCGGAGAGCGACTTCGTCGAGCCCGTCGGGCCCGCGTTCTGGGAGAGGCCGAAGACGACATGA
- the qcrB gene encoding cytochrome bc1 complex cytochrome b subunit produces the protein MSSITTPTSSSGGLSEKGAEALDQLDQRFHPAAGLRKQFNKVFPTHWSFMLGEVALYSFIIVILSGIYLALFFDPSMEEVVYNGPYDPLRGVHMSRAYESALEISLEVRGGLFMRQLHHWAALLFVASMIIHMFRVFFTGAFRKPREANWTIGIVLILLGTFAGFTGYSLPDDLLSGVGLRIASGITLTVPIMGTWVHWALFGGEFPGTEIIPRLYIIHVLVLPGIILALIAVHLGLVWYQKHTQFPGPGRTENNVVGVRIMPQFAAKGGAFFAVVAGVLALISGLFQMNPIWHLGPYDASHISAGSQPDFYMLWSEGMGRIFPPWEFYLFDTYTIPAAFIPTAGFLPVLFVVAGMYPSIERRFTGDDALHNLLQRPRDVPVRTALGAMAISFYLWLVMCGFNDWISYFFHISLNATTWAGRLGLMIVPPIVYWVTYRWCLGLQKSDRMVLEHGIETGIIKRLPHGEFIEVHQPLAGVDAHGHAIELEYQGSSVPKRMNQLGSAGEPVAGSMMKPDPADESRALAHARHEAHERELTARDERASARRELESRTEELAGRPDDGGRPQQPSE, from the coding sequence ATGAGTTCGATCACCACGCCGACGTCCTCCTCGGGAGGGCTGAGCGAGAAGGGCGCCGAGGCGCTCGACCAGCTCGACCAGCGTTTCCACCCGGCGGCCGGGCTGCGCAAGCAGTTCAACAAGGTCTTCCCGACCCACTGGTCGTTCATGCTGGGCGAGGTCGCGCTCTACAGCTTCATCATCGTCATCCTGTCGGGCATCTACCTGGCGTTGTTCTTCGACCCCTCCATGGAGGAGGTCGTCTACAACGGCCCGTACGACCCGCTGCGCGGGGTGCACATGTCGCGGGCGTACGAGTCCGCGCTGGAGATCTCCCTGGAGGTGCGCGGCGGCCTGTTCATGCGCCAGCTGCACCACTGGGCGGCGCTGCTGTTCGTGGCCTCGATGATCATCCACATGTTCCGGGTGTTCTTCACCGGTGCGTTCCGCAAGCCGCGCGAGGCGAACTGGACGATCGGGATCGTGCTGATTCTGCTCGGCACCTTCGCCGGCTTCACCGGCTACTCGCTGCCGGACGACCTGCTCTCCGGCGTCGGGCTGCGGATCGCCTCGGGGATCACGCTGACCGTCCCGATCATGGGTACCTGGGTGCACTGGGCGCTGTTCGGCGGTGAGTTCCCGGGCACGGAGATCATCCCGCGGCTCTACATCATCCACGTGCTCGTGCTGCCGGGGATCATCCTCGCGCTGATCGCGGTGCACCTGGGCCTGGTCTGGTACCAGAAGCACACCCAGTTCCCCGGCCCGGGCCGGACCGAGAACAACGTCGTCGGCGTGCGGATCATGCCGCAGTTCGCGGCCAAGGGCGGCGCCTTCTTCGCCGTCGTCGCGGGCGTGCTCGCGCTGATCTCCGGGCTGTTCCAGATGAACCCGATCTGGCACCTGGGCCCGTACGACGCGTCGCACATCTCCGCCGGGTCGCAGCCGGACTTCTACATGCTGTGGTCCGAGGGCATGGGCCGGATCTTCCCGCCGTGGGAGTTCTACCTGTTCGACACGTACACGATCCCGGCGGCGTTCATCCCGACGGCGGGCTTCCTGCCGGTGCTGTTCGTGGTGGCGGGGATGTACCCGTCGATCGAACGGCGCTTCACCGGCGACGACGCACTGCACAACCTGCTGCAGCGGCCGCGCGACGTGCCGGTCCGGACGGCGCTCGGGGCCATGGCGATCTCGTTCTACCTGTGGCTCGTGATGTGCGGGTTCAACGACTGGATCTCGTACTTCTTCCACATCTCGCTGAACGCGACGACGTGGGCCGGCCGGCTCGGGCTGATGATCGTCCCGCCGATCGTCTACTGGGTCACCTACCGGTGGTGCCTGGGCCTGCAGAAGTCCGACCGCATGGTGCTGGAGCACGGCATCGAGACGGGCATCATCAAGCGGCTGCCGCACGGTGAGTTCATCGAGGTGCACCAGCCCCTGGCCGGTGTCGACGCACACGGCCACGCGATCGAGCTCGAGTACCAGGGCTCGTCGGTACCGAAGCGGATGAACCAGCTCGGCTCGGCCGGTGAGCCGGTCGCCGGGTCGATGATGAAGCCGGACCCCGCCGACGAGTCGCGGGCGCTGGCCCACGCCCGGCACGAGGCCCACGAGCGGGAGCTGACGGCGCGCGACGAGCGTGCGTCCGCCCGCCGCGAGCTGGAGTCCCGTACCGAGGAGCTGGCCGGGCGCCCGGACGACGGTGGTCGCCCGCAGCAGCCGAGCGAGTGA
- a CDS encoding DEDD exonuclease domain-containing protein gives MTSCSPQLTLDELGTPLRDVTFCVVDLETTGGSHRADVITEVGLVSVRGGVPVGELSTLVDAGVRIPADVTRLTGISTAMLAGAPPLGAVLPTVLDRLRGAVLVAHNAPFDTGFLRAACGRHERPWPAPPVLCTARLARAVLSRSECPSVRLGALAAHFGCRTTPDHRALTDARATVEVLHHLLERIGNLGVQSLEELLQLVKDRSPHRPTTAQRRRRHLADAVPSVPGVYLFRGGNDEVLYVGTSGDLRRRVRSYFTAGERRRRVRDMVALAERVDTVECAHALEASVRELRLIAAHRPRYNRRSRNPGRAWWVVPTAEAFPRLSVVSTPREGALGPFGSRRAATDVLDAALDAVPLRRCTIRIPARNPSGTPCALHELGRCAAPCAGLQPAEEYAPAVETWHALVRGHSDAPLQELAAGVEERSADGRYEAAARARDRLAALASGVDRAGTLAGLAALEEVVGARPDGRGGWELAVLRHGRLAAAGCAPRGTRPMPVVESLRAGAQTVLPEPGPLRGAPAEEVRLLYRWLTEGGTRLVYSTPSWAEPAHGAGPWRAWSERAHEAGHRTGEHAPDEARPA, from the coding sequence GTGACCTCCTGCTCCCCGCAGCTCACCCTGGACGAGCTGGGTACTCCCCTGCGTGATGTGACGTTCTGCGTCGTCGACCTGGAGACCACCGGTGGGAGCCACCGGGCCGACGTGATCACCGAGGTCGGTCTCGTCTCGGTACGGGGCGGTGTGCCGGTCGGCGAGCTGTCCACCCTGGTCGATGCGGGAGTCCGCATCCCCGCCGACGTGACCCGGCTGACCGGCATCTCCACCGCCATGCTGGCCGGTGCCCCGCCACTCGGTGCGGTGCTGCCGACCGTCCTCGACCGGCTCCGGGGTGCCGTGCTGGTCGCACACAACGCCCCGTTCGACACCGGGTTCCTGCGGGCCGCCTGCGGGCGCCACGAGCGTCCGTGGCCGGCGCCACCGGTGCTCTGCACCGCACGGCTCGCCCGCGCCGTGCTGTCCCGGTCCGAGTGCCCGAGCGTCCGGCTCGGCGCGCTGGCGGCCCACTTCGGGTGCCGCACGACACCCGACCACCGCGCGCTGACCGACGCCCGCGCCACCGTCGAGGTGCTGCACCACCTGCTGGAGCGGATCGGCAACCTCGGCGTGCAGAGTCTGGAGGAACTGCTCCAGCTCGTGAAGGACCGCTCGCCGCACCGCCCCACCACGGCGCAGCGCCGCCGCAGGCACCTCGCCGACGCGGTGCCGTCGGTGCCCGGCGTCTACCTGTTCCGCGGCGGGAACGACGAGGTGCTCTACGTGGGCACCAGCGGTGACCTGCGCCGCCGGGTCCGTTCCTACTTCACCGCCGGGGAGCGGCGCCGCCGGGTCCGGGACATGGTGGCGCTGGCCGAGCGGGTCGACACCGTCGAGTGCGCGCACGCCCTGGAGGCCTCGGTGCGGGAGCTGCGCCTGATCGCGGCGCACCGGCCGCGCTACAACCGGCGCTCCCGCAACCCCGGGCGCGCCTGGTGGGTGGTGCCGACCGCCGAGGCGTTCCCCCGGCTGTCGGTCGTGTCCACCCCGCGCGAGGGCGCACTCGGCCCGTTCGGATCCCGGCGCGCCGCCACCGACGTGCTCGACGCCGCGCTGGACGCGGTGCCGCTGCGGCGGTGCACGATCCGGATCCCGGCCCGGAACCCGTCCGGCACCCCGTGCGCACTGCACGAGCTGGGGCGGTGCGCCGCACCGTGCGCCGGTCTGCAGCCCGCCGAGGAGTACGCGCCTGCGGTGGAGACCTGGCACGCGCTCGTCCGGGGCCACAGCGACGCGCCGCTGCAGGAACTGGCCGCCGGTGTCGAGGAGCGGTCCGCCGACGGGCGGTACGAGGCGGCCGCCCGGGCCCGGGACCGGCTCGCCGCCCTCGCCTCGGGGGTGGACCGGGCCGGGACACTCGCCGGGCTCGCCGCGCTGGAGGAGGTCGTCGGCGCCCGGCCGGACGGCCGCGGCGGCTGGGAGCTCGCGGTGCTGCGGCACGGGCGGCTGGCCGCGGCCGGGTGCGCGCCGCGCGGGACCCGCCCCATGCCCGTCGTCGAGTCCCTGCGGGCCGGGGCCCAGACCGTCCTGCCCGAGCCCGGCCCGCTGCGCGGCGCCCCGGCCGAGGAGGTCCGGCTGCTGTACCGCTGGCTGACCGAGGGCGGCACCCGGCTGGTGTACAGCACGCCGTCCTGGGCCGAGCCGGCCCACGGGGCCGGGCCCTGGCGGGCCTGGTCGGAGCGGGCCCACGAGGCGGGTCACCGGACCGGCGAGCACGCACCGGACGAGGCCCGGCCGGCCTGA
- a CDS encoding NYN domain-containing protein, translated as MAHDDEDAPGPFGPGDPSCADTRSVVPETDGPGVGWPALSPPLRARLAEIAGTALGGMPLSEVPAPLRRFARFTPAKRARLGGLALVSRLEQDSAFRAAVVAWWDEHRPGELELPNRPGTPDATPDGAPHGDAPHGDGPDTDGGRTAAGPRVPESPGPGPSTPGHTTAGPGAVAPSGPGDRAAGGPGAVGPAGPGPRGAAVPGTIAAAGALPAPVDKLDAAAAALLIGDPLAQRRVAEAEQSGDLSAMRSERDEAQARVDKLTAELERVRAELTEERDRAQALVTDRESEYQQMRRRVSEQGARLRTALDARTELEEELARLRAGADDRLATARAECGRERERADQERRRAEAATREVAAARAAAREARRGDEVRLELLLDTVSGAVAGLRRELDVGAGGPRPADLVAGAGEGNGTRHGAGVPVDGLAALDTLLAMPSVHLIVDGYNVSKTGYPDLPLADQRSRLVGQLGALGARTGVEVTVVFDGAAVVAAPVRGSRGVRVLFSEAGVIADDVIRDLVAAEPRGRPLLVATSDQEVVRSVRRSGAHTVPSTVLLRRLGG; from the coding sequence ATGGCACACGATGACGAGGACGCTCCGGGACCGTTCGGTCCCGGCGACCCGTCGTGCGCCGACACCCGATCGGTGGTGCCGGAGACCGACGGGCCGGGCGTGGGCTGGCCCGCGCTGTCCCCGCCGCTGCGGGCCCGGCTGGCGGAGATCGCCGGGACCGCACTGGGTGGCATGCCGCTGTCCGAGGTCCCCGCCCCGTTGCGCCGGTTCGCCCGGTTCACCCCCGCGAAGCGGGCCCGGCTCGGTGGGCTGGCCCTGGTCAGCCGGCTGGAACAGGACAGCGCGTTCCGCGCCGCCGTCGTGGCCTGGTGGGACGAGCACCGGCCCGGCGAGCTCGAGCTGCCGAACCGGCCCGGCACTCCGGACGCCACCCCGGACGGTGCCCCGCACGGCGACGCCCCGCACGGCGACGGACCGGACACCGACGGCGGCCGGACCGCAGCCGGTCCGCGTGTCCCGGAGTCACCCGGACCGGGCCCGTCGACACCCGGCCACACCACGGCCGGTCCCGGGGCGGTCGCGCCCAGCGGGCCGGGGGACCGGGCCGCTGGTGGGCCCGGCGCCGTGGGCCCGGCCGGCCCCGGCCCGCGGGGCGCGGCCGTGCCCGGCACGATCGCGGCGGCCGGAGCCCTGCCCGCGCCGGTGGACAAGCTCGACGCCGCGGCAGCGGCGCTGCTCATCGGGGATCCGCTCGCGCAACGGCGGGTCGCCGAGGCCGAGCAGTCCGGGGACCTGTCCGCGATGCGCTCGGAGCGGGACGAGGCCCAGGCCAGGGTGGACAAGCTCACCGCCGAGCTCGAACGGGTGCGCGCGGAGCTGACCGAGGAGCGCGACCGGGCGCAGGCGCTGGTCACCGACCGCGAGTCGGAGTACCAGCAGATGCGGCGCCGGGTCAGCGAACAGGGCGCCCGGCTGCGCACGGCCCTGGACGCCCGCACCGAGCTGGAGGAGGAGCTGGCCCGGTTGCGGGCCGGGGCCGACGACCGGCTCGCGACGGCCAGGGCGGAGTGCGGGCGGGAACGCGAGCGGGCCGACCAGGAACGCCGCCGGGCCGAGGCGGCGACCCGTGAGGTCGCCGCTGCGCGGGCCGCTGCGCGTGAGGCCCGCCGGGGTGACGAGGTCCGCCTGGAGCTGCTCCTGGACACCGTGAGCGGTGCCGTGGCCGGCCTCCGTCGCGAGCTGGACGTGGGTGCGGGCGGACCGCGCCCGGCCGATCTCGTGGCCGGTGCGGGGGAGGGGAACGGCACCCGGCACGGCGCGGGGGTTCCGGTCGACGGGCTCGCCGCCCTGGACACGCTGCTGGCGATGCCGTCGGTGCACCTGATCGTGGACGGCTACAACGTGAGCAAGACCGGTTACCCGGACCTGCCGCTGGCCGATCAGCGCTCGCGGCTCGTCGGGCAGCTGGGAGCCCTCGGCGCCCGCACCGGCGTGGAGGTCACGGTCGTGTTCGACGGCGCCGCGGTCGTCGCGGCGCCGGTGCGGGGCAGCCGCGGTGTCCGTGTCCTGTTCAGCGAGGCCGGTGTGATCGCCGACGACGTGATCCGTGACCTCGTGGCCGCCGAACCACGCGGGCGCCCGCTGCTGGTCGCTACCTCCGACCAGGAGGTCGTCCGGTCGGTACGGCGCAGCGGGGCGCACACCGTGCCCTCGACGGTGCTGCTCCGGCGGCTGGGCGGCTGA
- a CDS encoding MerR family transcriptional regulator yields the protein MRTSELASEHGLSTQAVRNYTDEGILPAAPRSDAGYRIYDERHAIALRAFLALAAGLGRPSAREILRCTHAGDTAGALTRLDRAHAGLAAERDTVDAVEDALRRITGALPAPPAPGRTGDGDTPISALAHRLRLRPATLRRWERAGLLAPVRDPRTGHRRYGPDDVRDAHLVHQLRRGGLGLAAIAPVLADLRDAGDPAAAVAALGARRDLLVRRSRSALTGAAGLDALLPPAAARA from the coding sequence GTGCGGACGTCGGAACTCGCCAGCGAGCACGGGCTCTCCACCCAGGCCGTCCGCAACTACACCGACGAGGGGATCCTGCCCGCCGCCCCGCGGTCCGACGCCGGCTACCGGATCTACGACGAGCGGCACGCGATCGCCCTGCGGGCGTTCCTCGCGCTGGCGGCCGGGCTGGGCCGGCCCTCCGCCCGGGAGATCCTGCGGTGCACCCACGCCGGGGACACCGCCGGGGCGCTCACCCGGCTCGACCGCGCGCACGCCGGACTCGCCGCCGAGCGCGACACCGTCGACGCCGTGGAGGACGCGCTGCGCCGGATCACCGGGGCCCTGCCCGCCCCACCCGCGCCGGGCCGGACGGGCGACGGGGACACCCCGATCTCGGCGCTCGCGCACCGGCTCCGGCTGCGTCCGGCGACGCTGCGCCGCTGGGAGCGCGCCGGGCTGCTCGCGCCGGTCCGCGATCCCCGCACCGGGCACCGCCGGTACGGGCCCGACGACGTCCGCGACGCCCATCTCGTGCACCAGCTGCGGCGGGGCGGCCTGGGGCTGGCGGCGATCGCACCGGTGCTCGCCGACCTGCGCGATGCGGGCGACCCGGCCGCCGCGGTGGCCGCGCTCGGGGCCCGGCGGGACCTGCTCGTCCGGCGGTCGCGCTCGGCGCTGACCGGGGCGGCCGGCCTGGATGCGCTGCTGCCCCCGGCGGCGGCCCGGGCCTGA
- a CDS encoding erythromycin esterase family protein, protein MTVDEILPLLDDRTRLLGLTEPLHGQEHLPLLRNTLLRALVERAGYRSVAVESCCLRGLDLDARLARGVPPDAAQVAAGFSHGFGDTASGRELASWIAEHNRGAAAGDRVRFAGVDAPMEMAGMDSPRAALERLHGFLVSRGAPDLPSWDRIDALLGAEDAWTAPAAMWDPAHSIGGGDAVAELAVLAGDLAWRHATTAPGGDGPADDDAWWDAGTAARSATGLLACHRLVATDGPDRWMLLSNQRDAMIAANLAALVERERGRGPTLVFAHQQHLRRGTASWGETRWNGAGSLLGPRLGPELSVVATVLGSAPLRRIGPPEQGTIEQALIGARPGGGVLTAARAREIAAGAGVRDAGSREVGYFPADADLLAEVDLVLVVPELTS, encoded by the coding sequence GTGACCGTCGACGAGATCCTGCCCCTGCTGGACGACCGCACCCGCCTGCTCGGGCTCACCGAGCCGCTGCACGGCCAGGAGCACCTGCCGCTGCTGCGCAACACCCTGCTCCGCGCGTTGGTCGAGCGCGCCGGGTACCGCTCGGTCGCCGTGGAGAGCTGCTGCCTGCGTGGCCTGGACCTCGACGCCCGGCTGGCCCGCGGCGTCCCGCCGGACGCGGCGCAGGTCGCGGCCGGGTTCAGCCACGGGTTCGGCGACACCGCGTCCGGCCGGGAACTGGCGTCCTGGATCGCGGAGCACAACCGTGGCGCGGCGGCCGGGGACCGGGTGCGGTTCGCCGGGGTGGACGCGCCGATGGAGATGGCCGGGATGGACTCGCCGCGGGCGGCGCTGGAGCGGTTGCACGGGTTCCTGGTCTCCCGCGGGGCGCCGGACCTGCCCTCCTGGGACCGGATCGACGCCCTGCTCGGGGCCGAGGACGCCTGGACGGCGCCGGCGGCGATGTGGGACCCCGCCCACTCGATCGGCGGCGGGGACGCCGTGGCCGAACTCGCCGTGCTCGCCGGGGACCTGGCCTGGCGGCACGCGACGACGGCACCCGGCGGCGACGGGCCCGCCGACGACGACGCCTGGTGGGACGCGGGCACGGCGGCCCGTTCGGCCACCGGGCTGCTGGCCTGCCACCGGCTCGTCGCGACCGACGGACCCGACCGCTGGATGCTGCTCAGCAACCAGCGCGACGCGATGATCGCGGCGAACCTCGCGGCACTCGTCGAGCGGGAGCGGGGCCGCGGACCCACCCTGGTCTTCGCCCACCAGCAGCACCTGCGCCGCGGCACGGCGAGCTGGGGCGAGACCCGGTGGAACGGCGCCGGGAGTCTGCTCGGCCCACGGCTGGGACCGGAGCTGAGCGTCGTCGCTACGGTGCTGGGGAGCGCACCGCTGCGGCGGATCGGCCCACCGGAGCAGGGGACGATCGAGCAGGCCCTGATCGGGGCCCGGCCCGGGGGCGGGGTGCTGACCGCGGCCCGGGCCAGGGAGATCGCCGCCGGTGCGGGGGTGCGCGACGCGGGGTCCCGGGAGGTCGGCTACTTCCCGGCCGACGCCGACCTGCTCGCCGAGGTGGATCTGGTCCTGGTGGTCCCGGAACTGACGAGCTGA